A window of the Linepithema humile isolate Giens D197 chromosome 4, Lhum_UNIL_v1.0, whole genome shotgun sequence genome harbors these coding sequences:
- the LOC136999417 gene encoding uncharacterized protein translates to MLHPEGPKYGPANLTSPFRRTLAYQRDTNRRTHGVRNKVNRSGGCAIVQQHGDNGGSVGTNQNLIQNNITITTFSYCTHGAHGVLVGLDLDQKKIKNFLTQIMPTCCVLHCKNRTSIYEKRSVKYFTFPKEPAVRQQWLNACKLNERNIKVDSARVCDMHFTESYFEVKMTNEKKPTINENTKKLKKGSIPTENLLLEKQGRTVLRSKRQNVRQNVGMPSFSELVNSYRTRDIVPEVHQVLQAAETPQAAETPQAAETPQATETPQAAEIPQTTKTFTDYIKDECEKRVDVNETNVTKLQETVNTLLELLQENVEEKDQLMEKLTAVEEKNLILHKEVQQLKKQLQDTKKKWLQTDRRKVKK, encoded by the exons ATGCTGCACCCGGAGGGGCCGAAGTATGGCCCGGCCAACCTAACCAGCCCTTTCCGGAGAACATTGGCTTATCAACGCGATACCAACCGGCGGACCCATGGTGTAAGAAACAAGGTGAACCGTTCCGGAGGATGCGCAATCGTCCAACAACATGGCGATAATGGCGGATCTGTAGGAACCAATCAAAATTTGATCCAGAATAACATAACCATAACAACATTCTCTTATTGCACACATGGTGCACATGGTGTATTGGTCGGCTTGGATTTGgatcaaaagaaaattaaaaattttttaacgcaaATTATGCCAACTTGCTGTgtattacattgcaaaaatcgTACCAGCATTTATGAAAAACGgagtgttaaatattttacatttcctAAAGAGCCTGCTGTTCGGCAGCAATGGTTAAACGCTTGCAAATTAAATGAGCGTAACATCAAGGTTGATTCTG CTAGGGTGTGTGACATGCATTTCACAGAGAGCTACTTCGAAGTGAAAATGACAAATGAAAAGAAACCGACGATAAATGAAAATACCAAGAAACTGAAAAAGGGTTCGATACCAACAGAAAATCTATTGCTGGAAAAGCAGGGTAGAACTGTGTTACGTTCCAAAAGACAAAATGTTAG ACAAAACGTAGGAATGCCAAGCTTTTCAGAACTTGTGAATTCCTATAGAACTCGGGACATTGTACCAGAAGTACATCAGGTATTACAGGCAGCGGAGACACCGCAGGCAGCGGAGACACCGCAGGCAGCGGAGACACCGCAGGCAACGGAGACACCGCAGGCAGCGGAGATACCGCAAACAACGAAAACATTTACGGACTACATAAAAGATGAATGTGAAAAACGAGTTGACGT GAATGAAACCAATGTTACCAAGTTACAAGAAACCGTTAATACATTGCTCGAACTTTTACAAGAGAATGTAGAAGAAAAAGACCAACTAATGGAAAAACTCACCGCTGttgaagaaaagaatttgATACTTCATAAGGAAgtacaacaattaaaaaaacaattacaggATACTAAGAAGAAATGGTTGCAGACAGACAGAAGAAAGGTGAAAAAATAG